Proteins from a single region of Gossypium arboreum isolate Shixiya-1 chromosome 1, ASM2569848v2, whole genome shotgun sequence:
- the LOC108481018 gene encoding LRR receptor-like serine/threonine-protein kinase EFR encodes MFNLVHFLVFVLHHLLQAQALTLPQDISALKAFKSSIKQSSIPSWSCLASWDFSDDPCAVPHRTRFICGVSCSPDATRITQITLDPIGYSGQLTPLISQLTQLTTLDLSDNYFFGRIPSSISSLRNLQTLILTSNSFSGSIPDSVTALKSLETLDLSHNALSGKLPKSLNSLTSLKRLDLSYNKLTGFLPKLPSNLLELALKANSLSGYVSKSTFDGLTRLEVVELSDNSFSGTLGAWFFLLPSLQQVDLANNSFTHVEILKPAGGNSDLVAINLGFNKIGGNLPVNFADYPILSSLSLRYNRLRGAIPLGYSKKKSLRRLFLDGNFLIGIPPAEFFAGDTEVTGSLGDNCLWGCPANSQLCSPRQKSYAICKRAYSGKPRS; translated from the coding sequence ATGTTCAATCTTGTTCATTTTCTTGTTTTTGttcttcatcatcttcttcaagctCAAGCCTTAACATTACCACAAGATATTTCAGCTTTAAAAGCCTTTAAATCCTCGATCAAACAAAGCTCAATCCCATCATGGTCTTGCCTAGCTTCATGGGACTTTTCCGACGACCCTTGCGCCGTCCCCCACCGTACTCGCTTTATTTGTGGCGTTTCTTGCTCGCCGGACGCCACTCGTATCACCCAAATCACGCTTGATCCTATTGGTTACTCGGGTCAACTCACCCCACTCATTTCACAACTCACCCAACTCACCACACTCGATCTCTCTGATAACTATTTCTTCGGTCGTATACCTTCTTCCATTTCTTCTCTACGTAATCTCCAGACTCTGATTCTAACATCCAACTCGTTTTCCGGCTCGATTCCTGACTCAGTCACGGCTCTCAAATCGCTTGAAACATTAGACCTTTCTCATAATGCTCTTTCCGGGAAATTACCGAAATCACTTAACTCGCTTACGAGTTTAAAGAGGCTCGACCTGAGTTACAACAAACTCACTGGATTTCTACCGAAACTGCCGTCTAATTTATTGGAACTTGCTTTAAAAGCAAATTCTTTATCTGGGTATGTCTCGAAATCAACTTTCGACGGGTTAACTCGGTTAGAAGTCGTTGAACTCAGTGACAACTCGTTTTCCGGTACCCTGGGAGCATGGTTCTTCCTCTTACCGTCGTTACAACAAGTTGATTTAGCCAACAACAGCTTTACACATGTCGAGATCTTGAAGCCCGCCGGTGGTAACAGCGACCTCGTCGCTATTAACCTTGGGTTCAACAAGATCGGAGGGAACCTCCCGGTGAACTTCGCCGACTATCCGATTTTGTCTTCCCTGTCCTTGCGTTATAATCGATTACGTGGCGCCATCCCATTGGGTTACAGCAAGAAAAAGTCTTTGAGGCGATTATTTTTGGATGGGAATTTCTTGATCGGAATACCACCGGCAGAGTTTTTCGCCGGCGATACCGAGGTTACAGGAAGTTTGGGCGATAATTGTCTATGGGGATGTCCGGCGAATTCTCAGCTGTGCTCGCCGCGGCAAAAATCGTACGCAATTTGCAAGCGAGCTTATAGTGGGAAACCAAGGTCCTAA